A stretch of Chanodichthys erythropterus isolate Z2021 chromosome 20, ASM2448905v1, whole genome shotgun sequence DNA encodes these proteins:
- the LOC137009850 gene encoding E3 ubiquitin/ISG15 ligase TRIM25-like isoform X6 has protein sequence MASSSGNRSQQRQHKYLPDKEGNNMTAGNKLVHSERKNIILRWKNKFQRGCGSLSLERPNMSDLRIVLLGKNITENNRVGNFILGRAAFESEAPADVELNIEKHRGKLKDRDVTVINAPHLLRPNLSITQITQGVKECVNLSAPGPHVIILVLQQNDFNDNDRNRVKYVLNKFSKEALKHTLVLTDEREINNNAIHQLIKECGGEHLQFDERKSGLHSEILERVEKILKENQDQFLIYDLYEEAGEETPEDGEKRRSGGSVTAEEEGDFDHEDDGKIKQRNKEKKEVAVQSKTLFMASSNGPALNEELQCSICLEVFTDPVTTPCGHNFCRSCLSECWTNTQTCFCPLCNERFSRRPDLKINTTLVKLVQHFNKLNQESKVFCDICDERKQKAVKSCLTCQSSYCDDHLEPHHRVPRLKKHTLINAVKNLEDYICQKHERPLEMFCRDDQMCVCLFCTEGEHRTHNTVPIEEESREKKTLISNDCFLTSSRTIHISNLMIIGLGVLLVAALIILPKQYTRCQPEQLKMKEQQKKEAEKQGEDLIKELQQEITELKKRDTEQEKRNTGLEKRNTELEKRNTELEKRNTELEKRNTELEKRNTELEKRNTELEKRNTGLEKRNTELEKRNTELEKRNTELEKRNTELEKRNTELEKRNTELEKRNTELEKRNTELEKRNTELEKRNTEQEKRNTELEKRNTELEKRNTELEKRNTELEKRNTEQEKRNTELEKRNTELEKRNTELEKRNTGLEKRNTEQEKRNTELEKRNTELEKRNTELEKRNIEQVKRNTELEKRNTELEKRNTELEKRNTELEKRNSELSQTDGHLHLIQMYLNTLSHSNDSDVNSLKRALTELKEQLKEKLTQTELKFVQKFAVDVTLDPDTAYPYLILSDDGKQVSHGDIKQDAPENPKRFYVWFCVLAKQGFSSGRFYYEVQVKGKTGWELGVARESISRKDIWLCPENGYWTVTHWNENQYAARESPSFFLSLTVKPEKVGVFVDYEEGLVSFYDVDSRSLIYSFTGQTFTDKLYPYFNPFLNYKGKNSNPLIITPVN, from the exons TGAGTGATTTGAGGATTGTTCTGCTGGGGAAGAATATAACAGAAAACAACAGAGTGGGAAACTTCATCTTAGGAAGAGCAGCGTTTGAGAGTGAAGCACCTGCTGATGTAGAGCTGAACATTGAGAAACACAGAGGAAAACTGAAGGACAGAGACGTCACAGTCATCAACGCTCCTCACCTGCTGAGGCCAAATCTGTCAATCACTCAGATCACACAGGGAGTGAAAGAGTGTGTGAATCTGTCTGCTCCTGGACCTCATGTGATCATACTTGTACTGCAGCAGAACGACTTCAATGACAATGACAGAAATAGGGTGAAATATGTGCTGAATAAATTCAGTAAGGAGGCTCTTAAACACACTTTAGTGTTGACTGATGAGAGAGAGATAAACAATAACGCTATTCATCAATTAATAAAGGAGTGTGGAGGTGAACATCTTCAGTTTGATGAAAGAAAATCAGGATTGCACTCTGAGATACTTGAAAGAGTGGAGAAGATACTCAAAGAAAACCAGGACCAATTTCTTATCTATGACTTGTATGAGGAAGCAGGAGAAGAAACACCAGAAGATGGAGAGAAGAGGAGATCTGGAGGTTCAGTCACagcagaagaagagggagattTTGATCATGAAGATGATGGAAAAATCAAACAGagaaacaaagagaaaaagGAAGTCGCTGTCCAAAGTAAAACCTTGT TCATGGCATCCTCCAATGGTCCAGCACTAAATGAGGAGCTCCAGTGCTCCATCTGTCTGGAAGTGTTCACTGATCCAGTCACCACTCCATGTGGACACAACTTCTGCAGATCCTGCCTGAGCGAGTGCTGGACAAACACACAGACCTGCTTCTGTCCTCTCTGTAATGAAAGATTCAGCAGAAGACCTGATCTCAAGATTAATACAACACTTGTAAAGCTTGTGCAACACTTTAATAAGCTTAATCAAGAATCTAAAGTGTTCTGTGACATCTGTGATGAAAGAAAGCAGAAAGCTGTGAAGTCCTGCCTGACGTGTCAAAGCTCTTACTGTGATGATCATCTGGAGCCTCATCACAGAGTCCCACGTCTGAAGAAACACACACTGATCAACGCTGTGAAAAATCTGGAGGATTATATATGCCAGAAACACGAGAGACCTCTGGAGATGTTCTGCAGAGATGATCagatgtgtgtttgtctgttctGCACTGAAGGAGAACACAGGACTCACAACACTGTTCCTATAGAGGAGGAGAGTCGAGAGAAGAAG ACTCTCATCTCCAATGACTGTTTCCTTACTTCATCTCGAACCATCCATATTTCAAACTTGATGATTATTGGTCTGGGTGTCCTTTTGGTAGCAGCATTAATCATCCTGCCTAAACAATATACT AGATGTCAGCCTGAGCAGCTGAAGATGAaggaacaacaaaaaaaagaagcagAGAAACAGGGTGAAGATCTCATTAAAGAGCTGCAGCAGGAAATCACTGAGCTGAAGAAGAGAGACACTGAGCAGGAGAAGAGAAACACTGGACTGGAGAAGAGGAACACTGAGCTGGAGAAGAGGAACACTGAGCTGGAGAAGAGAAACACTGAGCTGGAGAAGAGAAACACTGAGCTGGAGAAGAGGAACACTGAGCTGGAGAAGAGGAACACTGAGTTGGAGAAGAGAAACACTGGACTGGAGAAGAGGAACACTGAGCTGGAGAAGAGGAACACTGAGCTGGAGAAGAGGAACACTGAGCTGGAGAAGAGAAACACTGAGCTGGAGAAGAGGAACACTGAGCTGGAGAAGAGGAACACTGAGCTGGAGAAGAGAAACACTGAGCTGGAGAAGAGAAACACTGAGCTGGAGAAGAGGAACACTGAGCTGGAGAAGAGGAACACTGAGCAGGAGAAGAGAAACACTGAGCTGGAGAAGAGGAACACTGAGCTGGAGAAGAGAAACACTGAGCTGGAGAAGAGAAACACTGAGCTGGAGAAGAGGAACACTGAGCAGGAGAAGAGAAACACTGAGCTGGAGAAGAGGAACACTGAGCTGGAGAAGAGAAACACTGAGCTGGAGAAGAGAAACACTGGACTGGAGAAGAGAAACACTGAGCAGGAGAAGAGAAACACTGAGCTGGAGAAGAGGAACACTGAGCTGGAGAAGAGGAACACTGAGCTGGAGAAGAGAAATATTGAGCAAGTGAAGAGAAACACTGAGCTGGAGAAGAGAAACACTGAGCTGGAGAAGAGAAACACTGAGCTGGAGAAGAGAAACACTGAGCTGGAGAAGAGAAACTCTGAGCTCTCACAAACTGACGGTCATCTCCACCTCATACAG ATGTACTTGAACACCCTTTCACACAGTAATGACTCTGATGTGAACTCTCTGAAAAGAGCTCTGACTGAACTGAAGGAACAGCTAAAAGAAAAACTCACTCAAACTG AGTTGAAGTTTGTGCAGAAGTTTGCAG TGGATGTGACTCTGGATCCTGATACAGCTTATCCATATCTCATCCTGTCTGATGATGGAAAACAAGTCAGTCATGGAGATATTAAGCAGGACGCCCCAGAAAACCCAAAGAGATTTTATGTCTGGTTTTGTGTTCTGGCAAAGCAGGGATTCAGTTCAGGGAGATTTTACTATGAGGTGCAGGTGAAGGGAAAGACTGGGTGGGAATTAGGAGTGGCCAGAGAATCCATTAGCAGGAAGGACATCTGGCTGTGTCCTGAGAACGGATACTGGACTGTGACTCATTGGAATGAGAATCAATATGCGGCTCGTGAAAGTCCATCTTTCTTTTTATCTCTGACAGTGAAACCTGAGAAGGTGGGAGTGTTTGTGGATTATGAGGAGGGTCTGGTCTCTTTTTATGACGTGGACTCCAGATCTCTTATCTACTCTTTCACTGGTCAGACTTTCACAGACAAACTCTATCCATATTTTAACCCATTCCTTAATTATAAAGGTAAAAACTCAAACCCACTGATCATCACACCTGTCAACTGA
- the LOC137009850 gene encoding uncharacterized protein isoform X4, giving the protein MASSSGNRSQQRQHKYLPDKEGNNMTAGNKLVHSERKNIILRWKNKFQRGCGSLSLERPNMSDLRIVLLGKNITENNRVGNFILGRAAFESEAPADVELNIEKHRGKLKDRDVTVINAPHLLRPNLSITQITQGVKECVNLSAPGPHVIILVLQQNDFNDNDRNRVKYVLNKFSKEALKHTLVLTDEREINNNAIHQLIKECGGEHLQFDERKSGLHSEILERVEKILKENQDQFLIYDLYEEAGEETPEDGEKRRSGGSVTAEEEGDFDHEDDGKIKQRNKEKKEVAVQSKTLFMASSNGPALNEELQCSICLEVFTDPVTTPCGHNFCRSCLSECWTNTQTCFCPLCNERFSRRPDLKINTTLVKLVQHFNKLNQESKVFCDICDERKQKAVKSCLTCQSSYCDDHLEPHHRVPRLKKHTLINAVKNLEDYICQKHERPLEMFCRDDQMCVCLFCTEGEHRTHNTVPIEEESREKKTQTDEQQMIQKRMKKIQEIKHSVKQRKTLISNDCFLTSSRTIHISNLMIIGLGVLLVAALIILPKQYTRCQPEQLKMKEQQKKEAEKQGEDLIKELQQEITELKKRDTEQEKRNTGLEKRNTELEKRNTELEKRNTELEKRNTELEKRNTELEKRNTELEKRNTGLEKRNTELEKRNTELEKRNTELEKRNTELEKRNTELEKRNTELEKRNTELEKRNTELEKRNTELEKRNTEQEKRNTELEKRNTELEKRNTELEKRNTELEKRNTEQEKRNTELEKRNTELEKRNTELEKRNTGLEKRNTEQEKRNTELEKRNTELEKRNTELEKRNIEQVKRNTELEKRNTELEKRNTELEKRNTELEKRNSELSQTDGHLHLIQMYLNTLSHSNDSDVNSLKRALTELKEQLKEKLTQTELKFVQKFAVDVTLDPDTAYPYLILSDDGKQVSHGDIKQDAPENPKRFYVWFCVLAKQGFSSGRFYYEVQVKGKTGWELGVARESISRKDIWLCPENGYWTVTHWNENQYAARESPSFFLSLTVKPEKVGVFVDYEEGLVSFYDVDSRSLIYSFTGQTFTDKLYPYFNPFLNYKGKNSNPLIITPVN; this is encoded by the exons TGAGTGATTTGAGGATTGTTCTGCTGGGGAAGAATATAACAGAAAACAACAGAGTGGGAAACTTCATCTTAGGAAGAGCAGCGTTTGAGAGTGAAGCACCTGCTGATGTAGAGCTGAACATTGAGAAACACAGAGGAAAACTGAAGGACAGAGACGTCACAGTCATCAACGCTCCTCACCTGCTGAGGCCAAATCTGTCAATCACTCAGATCACACAGGGAGTGAAAGAGTGTGTGAATCTGTCTGCTCCTGGACCTCATGTGATCATACTTGTACTGCAGCAGAACGACTTCAATGACAATGACAGAAATAGGGTGAAATATGTGCTGAATAAATTCAGTAAGGAGGCTCTTAAACACACTTTAGTGTTGACTGATGAGAGAGAGATAAACAATAACGCTATTCATCAATTAATAAAGGAGTGTGGAGGTGAACATCTTCAGTTTGATGAAAGAAAATCAGGATTGCACTCTGAGATACTTGAAAGAGTGGAGAAGATACTCAAAGAAAACCAGGACCAATTTCTTATCTATGACTTGTATGAGGAAGCAGGAGAAGAAACACCAGAAGATGGAGAGAAGAGGAGATCTGGAGGTTCAGTCACagcagaagaagagggagattTTGATCATGAAGATGATGGAAAAATCAAACAGagaaacaaagagaaaaagGAAGTCGCTGTCCAAAGTAAAACCTTGT TCATGGCATCCTCCAATGGTCCAGCACTAAATGAGGAGCTCCAGTGCTCCATCTGTCTGGAAGTGTTCACTGATCCAGTCACCACTCCATGTGGACACAACTTCTGCAGATCCTGCCTGAGCGAGTGCTGGACAAACACACAGACCTGCTTCTGTCCTCTCTGTAATGAAAGATTCAGCAGAAGACCTGATCTCAAGATTAATACAACACTTGTAAAGCTTGTGCAACACTTTAATAAGCTTAATCAAGAATCTAAAGTGTTCTGTGACATCTGTGATGAAAGAAAGCAGAAAGCTGTGAAGTCCTGCCTGACGTGTCAAAGCTCTTACTGTGATGATCATCTGGAGCCTCATCACAGAGTCCCACGTCTGAAGAAACACACACTGATCAACGCTGTGAAAAATCTGGAGGATTATATATGCCAGAAACACGAGAGACCTCTGGAGATGTTCTGCAGAGATGATCagatgtgtgtttgtctgttctGCACTGAAGGAGAACACAGGACTCACAACACTGTTCCTATAGAGGAGGAGAGTCGAGAGAAGAAG ACACAGACAGATGAGCAGCAGATGATCCAGAAGAGAATGAAGAAGATTCAAGAGATCAAACACTCAGTAAAGCAGAGAAAA ACTCTCATCTCCAATGACTGTTTCCTTACTTCATCTCGAACCATCCATATTTCAAACTTGATGATTATTGGTCTGGGTGTCCTTTTGGTAGCAGCATTAATCATCCTGCCTAAACAATATACT AGATGTCAGCCTGAGCAGCTGAAGATGAaggaacaacaaaaaaaagaagcagAGAAACAGGGTGAAGATCTCATTAAAGAGCTGCAGCAGGAAATCACTGAGCTGAAGAAGAGAGACACTGAGCAGGAGAAGAGAAACACTGGACTGGAGAAGAGGAACACTGAGCTGGAGAAGAGGAACACTGAGCTGGAGAAGAGAAACACTGAGCTGGAGAAGAGAAACACTGAGCTGGAGAAGAGGAACACTGAGCTGGAGAAGAGGAACACTGAGTTGGAGAAGAGAAACACTGGACTGGAGAAGAGGAACACTGAGCTGGAGAAGAGGAACACTGAGCTGGAGAAGAGGAACACTGAGCTGGAGAAGAGAAACACTGAGCTGGAGAAGAGGAACACTGAGCTGGAGAAGAGGAACACTGAGCTGGAGAAGAGAAACACTGAGCTGGAGAAGAGAAACACTGAGCTGGAGAAGAGGAACACTGAGCTGGAGAAGAGGAACACTGAGCAGGAGAAGAGAAACACTGAGCTGGAGAAGAGGAACACTGAGCTGGAGAAGAGAAACACTGAGCTGGAGAAGAGAAACACTGAGCTGGAGAAGAGGAACACTGAGCAGGAGAAGAGAAACACTGAGCTGGAGAAGAGGAACACTGAGCTGGAGAAGAGAAACACTGAGCTGGAGAAGAGAAACACTGGACTGGAGAAGAGAAACACTGAGCAGGAGAAGAGAAACACTGAGCTGGAGAAGAGGAACACTGAGCTGGAGAAGAGGAACACTGAGCTGGAGAAGAGAAATATTGAGCAAGTGAAGAGAAACACTGAGCTGGAGAAGAGAAACACTGAGCTGGAGAAGAGAAACACTGAGCTGGAGAAGAGAAACACTGAGCTGGAGAAGAGAAACTCTGAGCTCTCACAAACTGACGGTCATCTCCACCTCATACAG ATGTACTTGAACACCCTTTCACACAGTAATGACTCTGATGTGAACTCTCTGAAAAGAGCTCTGACTGAACTGAAGGAACAGCTAAAAGAAAAACTCACTCAAACTG AGTTGAAGTTTGTGCAGAAGTTTGCAG TGGATGTGACTCTGGATCCTGATACAGCTTATCCATATCTCATCCTGTCTGATGATGGAAAACAAGTCAGTCATGGAGATATTAAGCAGGACGCCCCAGAAAACCCAAAGAGATTTTATGTCTGGTTTTGTGTTCTGGCAAAGCAGGGATTCAGTTCAGGGAGATTTTACTATGAGGTGCAGGTGAAGGGAAAGACTGGGTGGGAATTAGGAGTGGCCAGAGAATCCATTAGCAGGAAGGACATCTGGCTGTGTCCTGAGAACGGATACTGGACTGTGACTCATTGGAATGAGAATCAATATGCGGCTCGTGAAAGTCCATCTTTCTTTTTATCTCTGACAGTGAAACCTGAGAAGGTGGGAGTGTTTGTGGATTATGAGGAGGGTCTGGTCTCTTTTTATGACGTGGACTCCAGATCTCTTATCTACTCTTTCACTGGTCAGACTTTCACAGACAAACTCTATCCATATTTTAACCCATTCCTTAATTATAAAGGTAAAAACTCAAACCCACTGATCATCACACCTGTCAACTGA
- the LOC137009850 gene encoding uncharacterized protein isoform X3, with protein sequence MASSSGNRSQQRQHKYLPDKEGNNMTAGNKLVHSERKNIILRWKNKFQRGCGSLSLERPNMSDLRIVLLGKNITENNRVGNFILGRAAFESEAPADVELNIEKHRGKLKDRDVTVINAPHLLRPNLSITQITQGVKECVNLSAPGPHVIILVLQQNDFNDNDRNRVKYVLNKFSKEALKHTLVLTDEREINNNAIHQLIKECGGEHLQFDERKSGLHSEILERVEKILKENQDQFLIYDLYEEAGEETPEDGEKRRSGGSVTAEEEGDFDHEDDGKIKQRNKEKKEVAVQSKTLFMASSNGPALNEELQCSICLEVFTDPVTTPCGHNFCRSCLSECWTNTQTCFCPLCNERFSRRPDLKINTTLVKLVQHFNKLNQESKVFCDICDERKQKAVKSCLTCQSSYCDDHLEPHHRVPRLKKHTLINAVKNLEDYICQKHERPLEMFCRDDQMCVCLFCTEGEHRTHNTVPIEEESREKKVKSYGAFTPDANEATQTDEQQMIQKRMKKIQEIKHSVKQRKTLISNDCFLTSSRTIHISNLMIIGLGVLLVAALIILPKQYTRCQPEQLKMKEQQKKEAEKQGEDLIKELQQEITELKKRDTEQEKRNTGLEKRNTELEKRNTELEKRNTELEKRNTELEKRNTELEKRNTELEKRNTGLEKRNTELEKRNTELEKRNTELEKRNTELEKRNTELEKRNTELEKRNTELEKRNTELEKRNTELEKRNTEQEKRNTELEKRNTELEKRNTELEKRNTELEKRNTEQEKRNTELEKRNTELEKRNTELEKRNTGLEKRNTEQEKRNTELEKRNTELEKRNTELEKRNIEQVKRNTELEKRNTELEKRNSELSQTDGHLHLIQMYLNTLSHSNDSDVNSLKRALTELKEQLKEKLTQTELKFVQKFAVDVTLDPDTAYPYLILSDDGKQVSHGDIKQDAPENPKRFYVWFCVLAKQGFSSGRFYYEVQVKGKTGWELGVARESISRKDIWLCPENGYWTVTHWNENQYAARESPSFFLSLTVKPEKVGVFVDYEEGLVSFYDVDSRSLIYSFTGQTFTDKLYPYFNPFLNYKGKNSNPLIITPVN encoded by the exons TGAGTGATTTGAGGATTGTTCTGCTGGGGAAGAATATAACAGAAAACAACAGAGTGGGAAACTTCATCTTAGGAAGAGCAGCGTTTGAGAGTGAAGCACCTGCTGATGTAGAGCTGAACATTGAGAAACACAGAGGAAAACTGAAGGACAGAGACGTCACAGTCATCAACGCTCCTCACCTGCTGAGGCCAAATCTGTCAATCACTCAGATCACACAGGGAGTGAAAGAGTGTGTGAATCTGTCTGCTCCTGGACCTCATGTGATCATACTTGTACTGCAGCAGAACGACTTCAATGACAATGACAGAAATAGGGTGAAATATGTGCTGAATAAATTCAGTAAGGAGGCTCTTAAACACACTTTAGTGTTGACTGATGAGAGAGAGATAAACAATAACGCTATTCATCAATTAATAAAGGAGTGTGGAGGTGAACATCTTCAGTTTGATGAAAGAAAATCAGGATTGCACTCTGAGATACTTGAAAGAGTGGAGAAGATACTCAAAGAAAACCAGGACCAATTTCTTATCTATGACTTGTATGAGGAAGCAGGAGAAGAAACACCAGAAGATGGAGAGAAGAGGAGATCTGGAGGTTCAGTCACagcagaagaagagggagattTTGATCATGAAGATGATGGAAAAATCAAACAGagaaacaaagagaaaaagGAAGTCGCTGTCCAAAGTAAAACCTTGT TCATGGCATCCTCCAATGGTCCAGCACTAAATGAGGAGCTCCAGTGCTCCATCTGTCTGGAAGTGTTCACTGATCCAGTCACCACTCCATGTGGACACAACTTCTGCAGATCCTGCCTGAGCGAGTGCTGGACAAACACACAGACCTGCTTCTGTCCTCTCTGTAATGAAAGATTCAGCAGAAGACCTGATCTCAAGATTAATACAACACTTGTAAAGCTTGTGCAACACTTTAATAAGCTTAATCAAGAATCTAAAGTGTTCTGTGACATCTGTGATGAAAGAAAGCAGAAAGCTGTGAAGTCCTGCCTGACGTGTCAAAGCTCTTACTGTGATGATCATCTGGAGCCTCATCACAGAGTCCCACGTCTGAAGAAACACACACTGATCAACGCTGTGAAAAATCTGGAGGATTATATATGCCAGAAACACGAGAGACCTCTGGAGATGTTCTGCAGAGATGATCagatgtgtgtttgtctgttctGCACTGAAGGAGAACACAGGACTCACAACACTGTTCCTATAGAGGAGGAGAGTCGAGAGAAGAAGGTAAAGAgttatggtgcgttcacaccggacgcgaatgaagcg ACACAGACAGATGAGCAGCAGATGATCCAGAAGAGAATGAAGAAGATTCAAGAGATCAAACACTCAGTAAAGCAGAGAAAA ACTCTCATCTCCAATGACTGTTTCCTTACTTCATCTCGAACCATCCATATTTCAAACTTGATGATTATTGGTCTGGGTGTCCTTTTGGTAGCAGCATTAATCATCCTGCCTAAACAATATACT AGATGTCAGCCTGAGCAGCTGAAGATGAaggaacaacaaaaaaaagaagcagAGAAACAGGGTGAAGATCTCATTAAAGAGCTGCAGCAGGAAATCACTGAGCTGAAGAAGAGAGACACTGAGCAGGAGAAGAGAAACACTGGACTGGAGAAGAGGAACACTGAGCTGGAGAAGAGGAACACTGAGCTGGAGAAGAGAAACACTGAGCTGGAGAAGAGAAACACTGAGCTGGAGAAGAGGAACACTGAGCTGGAGAAGAGGAACACTGAGTTGGAGAAGAGAAACACTGGACTGGAGAAGAGGAACACTGAGCTGGAGAAGAGGAACACTGAGCTGGAGAAGAGGAACACTGAGCTGGAGAAGAGAAACACTGAGCTGGAGAAGAGGAACACTGAGCTGGAGAAGAGGAACACTGAGCTGGAGAAGAGAAACACTGAGCTGGAGAAGAGAAACACTGAGCTGGAGAAGAGGAACACTGAGCTGGAGAAGAGGAACACTGAGCAGGAGAAGAGAAACACTGAGCTGGAGAAGAGGAACACTGAGCTGGAGAAGAGAAACACTGAGCTGGAGAAGAGAAACACTGAGCTGGAGAAGAGGAACACTGAGCAGGAGAAGAGAAACACTGAGCTGGAGAAGAGGAACACTGAGCTGGAGAAGAGAAACACTGAGCTGGAGAAGAGAAACACTGGACTGGAGAAGAGAAACACTGAGCAGGAGAAGAGAAACACTGAGCTGGAGAAGAGGAACACTGAGCTGGAGAAGAGGAACACTGAGCTGGAGAAGAGAAATATTGAGCAAGTGAAGAGAAACACTGAGCTGGAGAAGAGAAACACTGAGCTGGAGAAGAGAAAC TCTGAGCTCTCACAAACTGACGGTCATCTCCACCTCATACAG ATGTACTTGAACACCCTTTCACACAGTAATGACTCTGATGTGAACTCTCTGAAAAGAGCTCTGACTGAACTGAAGGAACAGCTAAAAGAAAAACTCACTCAAACTG AGTTGAAGTTTGTGCAGAAGTTTGCAG TGGATGTGACTCTGGATCCTGATACAGCTTATCCATATCTCATCCTGTCTGATGATGGAAAACAAGTCAGTCATGGAGATATTAAGCAGGACGCCCCAGAAAACCCAAAGAGATTTTATGTCTGGTTTTGTGTTCTGGCAAAGCAGGGATTCAGTTCAGGGAGATTTTACTATGAGGTGCAGGTGAAGGGAAAGACTGGGTGGGAATTAGGAGTGGCCAGAGAATCCATTAGCAGGAAGGACATCTGGCTGTGTCCTGAGAACGGATACTGGACTGTGACTCATTGGAATGAGAATCAATATGCGGCTCGTGAAAGTCCATCTTTCTTTTTATCTCTGACAGTGAAACCTGAGAAGGTGGGAGTGTTTGTGGATTATGAGGAGGGTCTGGTCTCTTTTTATGACGTGGACTCCAGATCTCTTATCTACTCTTTCACTGGTCAGACTTTCACAGACAAACTCTATCCATATTTTAACCCATTCCTTAATTATAAAGGTAAAAACTCAAACCCACTGATCATCACACCTGTCAACTGA